The genomic segment GGAAATTGTCGGCCCTGATGGTGTCACGAGATCCGCCGGGCAGACAAAACATCAGATCTACGCTCTACTGAATGATCCTGTTGTTGGAACGCCCATATATTGGACGCCACTTCACCTGTCATGCCAATCCGCGAAGGGTCGTACGACGCAAAACGACCTTGTGACCTATGCCTATAAACCGCTTCAAAAAACGACAGGTGATGGGAAGGGTTTATCCCGCAGACGGGATGGCAAAAAATTAACTTATTGGGGTCGTGGCTTGGATTCACCGGCGATTTTCACGACCCAGGATCTTCTGCAAAATAGCGAGCCCGATGGAATAACCGCGACCGGCCGGTGCGGTTCGTGGGCCCGGTTTTTCATCGATATGTGCAAAATGCATGGAGTCAATGCGCTGCAATTAATTGCGGTGATTCCCAAGGATCCCAATGTGGCCTTTCTCGTTCAAAAGTGTAAGTTCAAGGGAAAGGGGACATGGCCGAGCGACTTCAGTCATTTGGCGGGGAGAGGAAAGCAACTCTGCACAAAGATGACCGGTGTTGCGGGTCAGGGGAAGACAAATCCGACATTCACATTTTGTGATCACGCGCTGGTCAGATATGGAGGAGAGATTTACGATCCGTCGTATGGATTGCAACCCTACCCGAGTGAAAAAGCCTGGGAAGACGCGGCCATTGCTGGAATTGGAGATAATGCGAGCCACTGGTTATTCTGCCAGGATGGTTCAAGACTCCATATCACGCAGGAATGCAGCCGGGGGTTCATTGCGCATATAATGTTACCAGGCGAAACGGTTGCCGATGTTGTGATTTTGTATGGGGTGACAGGAGGTGAAAATGCGCTGTTTCAACACGCCCAAAATCACGATTTGCGTTCATTTCGGGCTACGGTTGCAGATGTTCAAACGGGTGACGAAATCATTATCCCGAGGGATATATCCAATATCGCATTACTCAACGAGATCCTGATTCCATAGGAGGCTCGAAGTATGCGTCTTAATCTTGGAGTCATGGACATGGATTGCCCCGGTAATCATGGCGTTCTCCGTTCAATTGTGGTGGCGGTGTGGGTTTGCTTGACGACCTTTTCCGGGTGCTCGGCACAGGAGCCTGTTATGAAGAATCAAAATAAAGAGATCTCATTTTTGCTGCAATTGGACGCCTTGATGATAGAGAGGGGAGAAGAGATTGATGGAATTGAGTGGATCGATTGGCGGGGTTCGCCTCATCTTGTCGTTTCCTCGCACCAGAAGGATTTTAAGCCCAGCCTGCAATTCTTCTCTGTCGAGAATCCCCCGCGCCTGCTGTCTGAAAACACCCTCATGCTCCCGCCCCAGACGTCGAGGCCGCAGTGGAGCTTGATGGCCGCGGATAACGGATCCTTCTTTGTTGCGCTGACACGCCCGGGAAGCGCTTTTTGCCCGCTGGCATTATGGGATTCGAATTCCCCCAAAGATATTGATTTGAGCGCGCAACGATTAGGAGGTGTTTTCAGCAACCCCCGATTCGTGAAGGGTATGCAGGGAGTTATTCCACCCGTGATCGCTGTGGATGGCGCTGAAGCATCGAAAGCGGTGGTTTTGTTCACTCCACCTGAGAGTGGCGACTCCTGGAATTATAGGGTTCTCTATAAACCTGAGACGGGTGTTGTCCAGCAAGCGGAGATGATACGAATTGATGACGGTTATTGGCTCTTTTACAAACTATTTGTACCCGGAAGCGTCGAATCCGATTCCCAAGGCGCGATTCCTTCGCGGCCGAATATACATTTTGGAACCATCGCGCCAGGAATATTAAGCTGCGCCCGGTTCGATGGGAATTTCAATATTCTGGGATCCCCTTTTCGGCCGCTCAATGACGATTTGTTCTTTGAATTCGATGTTGATCTCTGTGGTGAACGTCTTGTTGTATTGGGAACGACGGATTCAGGCATCCTGATCAGTGAAGGATGTCTTGTGGGAGACGCCTTCCAATGGATAACAAAGACACAGCGCAACCTGACCGGACTGTGTTCCGAGCCCACGGTGATAATCAATGGAAATAGTCTATACATTGCTCTTGTGGAAGATCTGGGATCGCCCACGGCGCGGGTTCTTTATGCGCGTCGATGAATTCGGGGTTGGTTGCCTTTAATTACGACCTTTTTCCAGGAGATTCTCCCGGGCAGAGAAGGAGCCTGGCGGCTGCGCAAACCGCCAGGCTTTTGATCAACTCAGATGACACCGCCGATGCATAAGCTAAAACTTCTCGGGTTTCCAGATCTTCCAGACCTTGCCCACCAGATCGGGCCCCACTTTCAGCGTCGGTTTGCCGGGAACCCAGCCGGCCGGTGTGGCCTCAGCCCCCTTCGTTTCGCGAACCAATTGAAATGCCTGAACTTGCCGGACCAACTCCGCGAAGTTGCGTCCGACGGGAGGTGTCATAACCTCCATCGCTTGTATGACCCCATCGGGATCGATAAGGAAGCGGCCGCGGATATCAACGCCGGCATCTTCGTCATAGACACCATAGACCTGGCCGATCCGGCCGCCTGCATCCGTCAGCATCGGAAAGGGTACGCCGCCATCGACCATCTTAGACAATTCCTCTTCCTGCCACATTTTATGTGTGAAGCGGCTGTCGGCGCTCATTGAAAGGACCTGAACACCGAGCTTTTGTAACGCCGCGTAATTGGCGGCAACTGCCGCCAGCTCCGTCGGTCAAACAAAAGTGAAATCACCGGGATAGAAGCAGAGCGTCAGCCATTGGCCCTTATAATCAGAGAGTTTGATATTCTTGAAGCCGCCATTGATATAAGCGCTGGCTTCAAAGTCCGGAGCTGGTTTTCCAACCTTCGCCATCATGATCGTGCTCCTTTCTAAGGGGATGGACGCCGGCGCATCTGCCGACGCCGGTGGGTGAATGGGGCCGCCGGCCGGTTTCACGCATCCGTCTTGTTCCTTTGGCATGATCTTACCGCCTTTCAAATAACTCGAATTCCCACTGCGAGTCGTAAGTTATCCTGCACATGAACCATAATAAACATACATCCATGGCAGTGCAGGAATCAAAGGGAATGGCGATTATCGTATGCACCAATAGCGCACCTTTTCAGCATCGAGGAATGTCTCCGCGCCGGCGCCTCTGAGCATAGCAAAGGTGGCGAGCATCCCCGCCTCAGTGCCCGTGGGGGCGGCAACCGTTACGGAACGCGGAGCGCCCACCACCGGCCAACCGGTCCGTGGATTCAGAAGATGCGAATAGCGCACCCCATTCCGTTCGATGAATCGATGCGCATCGCCGCTGGTTGCCAGGGCTCCCTGCCAGAGGGCGACACGCCGGATGGGTCTTTCCTCGGAGCGCGGATCATCGATTCCCACCTGCCAGGGTTGGTCCCCGGAACGGGGTCCGCTCGCAAACAGGTCTCCCCCAAGGTTTACGAGATAGGGTCCGTCGGTCGCAGTGGAGAGAAGAGCCGCCACCCGATCGACAGCATATTCCTTGCCGATCCCCCCCAGATCAATTTCCATCCCCTGCGGCAGGAGGAGGGTGGGGGGATTCCATCGCAGTTTTTCCCATCCGATTAGGGGCAGGATCGAGCGGACAGCCTCCTGAGATGGCAATTGATCACCGCCGTCGAAGTGCCAAACGCGCCGCAGGACACCCGAAGTGATATCGAATCGTCCGTCACTCAGCCTGTGACAGGTTTGTGCAAAATCGATGAGCGCCGCCGTCTCTTCATCGACATTGATGGGCGCTCCCCGGGAAGAATGGATCCGGTGGATGATATTGTCGTTTCTGTAACGGCTGAACTTTGTTTCGATGCGGATGACTTCACGGCGGGCGATATCGTAGAGGCGCTCCGCCACCTTGCGCCGGCCCGTTTCTATGAGGATCTCACACGGGCTGGCCATGGCGGTAAAGCGCCCCATCCAAAGATCATCGCGCCGGAGGAGTTCCATTCCCTCCGCGGGGTGCCGCGGGCCTACCACCACTCGACCGGGAAAGAGGTGCCCACCCGGATCATCCAGGCGCTGACGTCGGGAAAGAGATCAGGTCCCACCAGCGACCCGAAGGCATCCGGCGGGCTGCTATCCCCTTGCTGCAGGTAGTACTCGATTCCAAAACGAAGAGCGAGACCCGAGTCGAGGGTGTGAACGGCCTGCACGCCATAGGTGGCCGCCGTGAATGTTCCTATACGATAATCAGCGCTGGCGAATGTGGGCAGCGTCCGGCCCGACACGAGGTAGCGATTGTAAAAGTCAGCCTGATGCTGATGGTAGATGCGAAAGTGTGGCTCTATCTCCGTGCGATTCCCGAAGCGATGGGAAAGATGAAGATCCAGCGTGGAGGAATGGATCGACCAGGAATCCCAATAGTAGCGATAGGATGCCGTGGCGACATCGGATCCGATCATACGTCGGACTTCACCATAGAGACTCTGCTTTGTGCGCCGATCCGGGCGGTTTTCATAAAGGTACTGCAGCGGTTCTCCAGGTTCCGCCTCGTAGGGCGACTGAACCAGCGAGAGTATTTTATAAGGATCGGTCAGGTAGCCGGAGGAGTATCCTCTTGTATAATTCAACCGTGCGATGGTGGCCCGATCGAGGACCTGGGTCAGGCCGACGAGGAAATCGGCGATATCCTTGGCCTCTGCAGGACCTCCGGACCGGCCCCCGCCCTCATCCCCATCGTCATCCTTTTGGAAATCGTCTCCTTTATTTTCATCTGCGGATGATCCTGTTAGAGGCGTCAACGCCGTCGGTATTCCGCCGGTGGGATCGACCGTATCGTGGGAGAGGGAGAATCCGGCCGCCAGGGTGGTGTTCCGCATGGCTAGATCGCGGGTGATGACTCCTGAAATCCCCAGCGAGAGGTAATCCGTCTCGGAGGAAATGTTCATCCCGAGGTTCGCTTGACTCATGCGCCCCAGGGGATGAATCCATGTCGCCGAGCCGGCAAAGCGCTCATCGCGAAAAGTCGGGTCGAGGGGTGTGTCGCCCGGGGCGATCGAATAGGAGTTCTTCCCCGATGGTCCCGTAAAGGTCTGGACCCGGTCGGCGGGTGTCGCGCCGCTGGCCGATGCGCCCGTCAGGGCGTCGTATACAAACTTTAACAATAATGAGCCGCCGGATTTCAGTTCTTTTGAGCCCTCGATGGCTGTTTCCACCGCGGTGACACGGTTGGGCTCGGTGTAGACGAGAGTGGTTCCTTCGACCTGTCCGGCCCGCGATGGACCCGGAATGGCCGTTAGGAGGAGGCCAGTGGCCGCCGCCAGGCCGGTTCTCACTCCCTCCCGGGCCGCCGCCTTAGGCCGTCTCCTTGAGAATGGGTTTAATTGCATCCGCACCCACCTCCGCCGAAACCGCCGCCGCCGCTGGAGGCTTCCTTGCTGAAGTAGATATGGTCATCAATGCCGTTTTGCACCCGGTTCGCGTCGGCCTGCATCCGTGGATCGGCCAGCAGGTCACGCTCCCACGGCTGGACCCGGGCGCAGCTGCTGAAAACTGTGAAAAGGAGGGACGCGGCTAGCAAGAGGAAGGAGAGTCGGGCTCCTGGGCGAAGGGTCGCTTTCATGG from the Candidatus Eisenbacteria bacterium genome contains:
- a CDS encoding peroxiredoxin; translated protein: MPKEQDGCVKPAGGPIHPPASADAPASIPLERSTIMMAKVGKPAPDFEASAYINGGFKNIKLSDYKGQWLTLCFYPGDFTFVUPTELAAVAANYAALQKLGVQVLSMSADSRFTHKMWQEEELSKMVDGGVPFPMLTDAGGRIGQVYGVYDEDAGVDIRGRFLIDPDGVIQAMEVMTPPVGRNFAELVRQVQAFQLVRETKGAEATPAGWVPGKPTLKVGPDLVGKVWKIWKPEKF
- a CDS encoding FAD:protein FMN transferase, with protein sequence MELLRRDDLWMGRFTAMASPCEILIETGRRKVAERLYDIARREVIRIETKFSRYRNDNIIHRIHSSRGAPINVDEETAALIDFAQTCHRLSDGRFDITSGVLRRVWHFDGGDQLPSQEAVRSILPLIGWEKLRWNPPTLLLPQGMEIDLGGIGKEYAVDRVAALLSTATDGPYLVNLGGDLFASGPRSGDQPWQVGIDDPRSEERPIRRVALWQGALATSGDAHRFIERNGVRYSHLLNPRTGWPVVGAPRSVTVAAPTGTEAGMLATFAMLRGAGAETFLDAEKVRYWCIR
- a CDS encoding DUF3570 domain-containing protein, which encodes MRTGLAAATGLLLTAIPGPSRAGQVEGTTLVYTEPNRVTAVETAIEGSKELKSGGSLLLKFVYDALTGASASGATPADRVQTFTGPSGKNSYSIAPGDTPLDPTFRDERFAGSATWIHPLGRMSQANLGMNISSETDYLSLGISGVITRDLAMRNTTLAAGFSLSHDTVDPTGGIPTALTPLTGSSADENKGDDFQKDDDGDEGGGRSGGPAEAKDIADFLVGLTQVLDRATIARLNYTRGYSSGYLTDPYKILSLVQSPYEAEPGEPLQYLYENRPDRRTKQSLYGEVRRMIGSDVATASYRYYWDSWSIHSSTLDLHLSHRFGNRTEIEPHFRIYHQHQADFYNRYLVSGRTLPTFASADYRIGTFTAATYGVQAVHTLDSGLALRFGIEYYLQQGDSSPPDAFGSLVGPDLFPDVSAWMIRVGTSFPVEWW
- a CDS encoding DUF4266 domain-containing protein — its product is MKATLRPGARLSFLLLAASLLFTVFSSCARVQPWERDLLADPRMQADANRVQNGIDDHIYFSKEASSGGGGFGGGGCGCN